The genomic interval CATTGGCATAGTTACTCAAATAGAGGTTTGAAATTTTATGACATTGTCCATACTGCATACGGCGAAATCTTGCATTGTATGATTCAGATTGATTATTACAAGCACCATCCATACTTTTATATTCAATACTGTGATTTACTCTTTTCATATCATAATGAGCGTGAAAATGGTCATAGCCAGTATGCTCATCTGCATGGATTATTGCTCCAAGCTCAATGCTATTATAGATTATCTCTTTGATGTCAGAAGTGTTCTCACCCTTTGTGATAAAAGTCTTTGTTCTTACGGAACCAACGCATTTAGAATTAATTTCAGCTCTTTGTCTAATTGAGATGACCGTTCTTTTATTGGGCTTATAGGCTTGTCTTCTATCAATTCTATCTTCAATATTATTCGCTGGTCTGATATAGTTTCCTACATAGACACCATCCACTTCACACACTCCGCTTAGTTTTTCATTATTTTGATTTAGCAGAAGTGATTCTCTAATCTTATGTGATAAAACCCAAGCCGTTTTATACTGAACATCAAGGTCACGACTAAACTGCAAAGCTGAGATTGATTTTACTGCATTGGTGAAGAGCGCTATGGCTATCAAATAGACTTTTAGTGGAAGCTTGTGACTTGCAAACAGAGTTCCACTTGTAACTGAAAAAGTATGATTGCACTCTTTACATCTAAAGTGTCTGCGTGTTGTTAAGAAGTAATGTTCACCACAATTTCCACATGATGGACAAACAGGCTTACCCTTATTATCACTCCATCTTACTGCTTTAAAATTCTCAAAGGCTTCATCGTCACTCATAGTAAAAAGTTTCATTAGTGATAAATCTCTGGCTTGTGCTGTAAGTAAAAAATGTTGTGACATAAAAGGCCTCCTTAAAAATACATGATAATTATATCGAATTTGATTATATTTTGTCAATTAGTTTAACTATTTAAAGTATATTTTGTTAATTTTATTGGTTATAAATATAATTTTAGATATAATCACTTGTAAATATGAAGTTGAGGCGAAAGATGTTAGAGTTTGATAAAAATATACCAAAGAATTTAATCAAGGCAGAACTACATCGCCAAGGTCTACAAGTAAAAGATTTAGTGAGACTCTTAGAACCCTATAACGTAAAAATGACTGATTTATCATTCAATAACAAAATGAGTCGAAAAGGATTTAGTGCAGATTTTTTTCTTAAGTGCATGGATGCATTGGGTGTAAAAACACTGAAAATTCGTGACTAAAGAGAAACGATTTGGCTTTACTATTACAGAATGAAATATTTTTGACTGTTTTAAAAAAAAATAAATAGACTTACAAAAAAAGAAGGCAAAAAATGAGTAAAAGTATTATAAATGACATGTGCATTTCAGATACATTTGAAGCTAGACCAATATTGAAATGGGCAGGGGGTAAAACTCAACTCTTAGCAGAATTACTTAAACGAATGCCATTAGAATATAATAACTATATAGAACCTTTCTTTGGTGGTGGTGCGTTATTTTTTAAAGTTCACCCTAAAAAAGCTATTTTATCTGATATTAATCCTGAATTGGTTCATTTATATAATACAATTGCTACAAATCCACATGAAGTCATTAACAATTTAAAGAATAACTTTTACAATGAAGAAGAATTTTTTTATCAAATGCGTGCTATAGATACTGAGCCACTGACAGATACTATGAAAGCTGCAAGAACAATTTATCTTAACAAAACATGTTTTAATGGCTTATATAGAGTGAATAAAAAAGGTCAATTTAATACGCCATATGGAAAATATAAAAATCCAAATTTTTGTGATGAAGTCACAATACTCGCAGCCTCTAAAGCCCTTCAAGGAACCATTTTTGAGCATATGAATTATAAGGATACTTTGACTAAATATGCAAAAGCTGGCGATTTCATTTTTTTAGACCCGCCTTATTTACCAATTAGTGAATATTCTGATTTTAAACGTTATACCAAGGAAGGTTTTTATGAAGAAGACCAACAAGAATTAGCAACACTAGTAAAACAGTTATCAGAGGAAGGATGTCATGTACTTTTGACAAATTCTAATGCGCCTCTTGTATATGATTTATACAGTGACTTTGATATAAGCGTTATTCAAACAAAGCGCCATATAAATAGTAAAAGTAATAGCAGAACAGGACAAGATGTTATTGTATCTGCTCCACCAAAGCGCAGAAAACTTGTAAACTTGGGAAGTTTTGATCTTCCCCTCCAAAATAAAAAATATCCAACTACAAGATATATGGGTAGCAAACAATCTTTATTAAATCAAATTGCTGCAGCAACCAGCTCTTTTCAATTTGAGACTTTTTTAGATTTGTTTGGGGGTAGTGGTGTTGTGAGTTATATGTTTAAAACATTAGGGAAACAGGTAATATCTAACGATTATATGGCAATGAATTTTAAGCTTTCTGATGCGTTGATTTCCAATAAAGAAATTAAATTGTCTGAATCTGATATAGAACTTCTCCTCCATGGTAATTTAGATGACAATGGATTTATTTCAACAACTTTCAAAGGTATTTATTATACCGATGAAGAAAATGCTTTTATCGATTTAGTTAGAAATAATATTCAAAAATTAAAAGACAAAACAAAACAAAATATTGCGATGAGTGCGCTCATCCGAGCATGTACTAAAAAGCGTCCTCGTGGTATTTTTACATACACGGGATTCCGTTACAATGATGGCCGAAAAGATTTACTTCTTAGTTTTGAGGAACAATTTAGAGCCGCTGTTAAAGTAATCAATAATGCAGTATTTGATAATGGCAAGGCAAATAAATCTCTCAATAAAGATGCAATGGATGTTAATGTCAAGGCTGATTTAGTCTACATAGACCCACCATATTTCAACCCAACTTCGGACAATGAATATGTAAGACGTTATCATTTTATTGAAGGTTTAGCAAAAAATTGGCTTGGTGTTGAAATGCAGTGGGAGACAAAAACTAAAAAATTTAAAAATTATCCAACACCATTTAGTACCAGAATCGGTGCTTATGATGCTTTTGACAAGTTATTTAAAAAACATTCTAATAGTATTTTGGTTGTATCATATTCATCAAACTCATTCCCAACGAAAGATGAGATGGTTGGGTTATTAGCAAAATATAAAAAAGATGTTGAAGTCTTAGCCATAGATTACAAATATTCATTTGGTAATCAAGGGCATAAAATTAACGATAATAAAAATAATGTACAAGAGTATATCTTTATAGGATATTAGTATGACACTATGGTTTTTTGGGAATACTACAGTCAGATCGCCTTTTCGATTACGAGACGGTTTGATTGCTATTTATAAAGCACAGTTACAAGGTCATCTTCGCGGCAAAAATGAAGAAATGAGGTTTAATGAAATTCTTGCTGAATTTGGAATTGTTGATACCAAAAGTGATGTTACTTATAGTATTGGTAGGAAGTGGAGAGCCGCATTAACACAACATGGATTTTTGTATCCAAAGCTAAACAAAAAAGATCAAGATAATTTTTTATCAGAACTTGGAGCTACAGATACTATAACACCAAATGGTTTTAGATTAATGCGAGCAGAAACAGTATCTGGGTGGCAAGAGTGTTTTTTGCGTTCCATGGCAGCATATATTGTTCCTTCTGATATTGAACCTAAAAAAGAAATTTCTAAATATTTTTCACCTCTTCGATTGGTTTTAGAGATTATGCTAGAGTTAGAAAAAAAAGTTGGTGATAGCAAAGTAAATTTTATTGAGATAGCATCAATAATTCAATGTCGAGTACCAACTGATGGTATTCAAAACATTGTTGGTGAAATAATTTCGCTTAGAACAGCCAGAAACGATTCAATTAGAAAAAAACATTTTGATCGTTTAATTTATGATAATTTAGCGGAGAAATACAACAAAAAACCAGACACATTTAGTGCCTATGCTGATGCAAATCTAAGATATTTAAAAGCAACAGGGCTTTTTTATAGTAAAGGACGAGGGATAGCCTTATCTGATGAAAAACATGTACTCATTATCAAACTTGTTGCAGATAATTTTAAATATACTTATGATTTAGCTTATTTAAAAAATCTTACCAACGGTGCAAAACTCCCATTAGACAATCATGATGATGCTATGGATGTTCTAAATGATCTTATTGGAAAATTACGCCAACGGGGTGAATTTATCGATGTATCACAAGAAAAACTCGATACTCCTTCTGATATAGCCATCATTAGACATACCATTGAAGATAAATTATTTAAATTTCATGAAATTGATTATGCTAAATCACAAGCATCACAGATAGATGAAATATTAATATACCTTGATCTTTTCTCTAAAAATAAAGTAAAACATGAACGAGAGGATGGCAGTAGTATCGAAATTCCTAGCTCTGAAAAACCAGCATATTTGGAATGGATAATATGGCGCTCATTTTTAGCTATCAACTCTCTTACAAATATGCCTTGGGAGGCAAGAGGGTTTAAAGTAGACCAAGATTTTTTACCTATTGGGACAGCTTCTGGCGGTGCTCCTGATATGGTTTTTGAATTTGAAGATATGGTAATTGTGGTTGAAGTAACGCTAACTACATCTTCAAGACAAGAAGCAGCAGAAGGTGAACCTGTTAGAAGACATGTTGCAAAATATGCTGAATCATTTGATGGGACAGACAAAAAAGTATTTGGATTATTCATTGCGATTAATATAGACACTAACACTGCTAATACATTTCGTCTCGGTGAGTGGTATTTAAAAGATGACAAAAAAATAGGCTTACTTATTGTTCCAGTTGAACTAAATGATTTCAAACTTCTTTTAACTGCTTATCGATCAAATATTGCCCAAGTAAAAGATATTTTAAGACCATTGATGATGGAATGCAGGGTAGAAATAAATAATGATGCACCTAAATGGAAGAAAGCAATTTCAACTATTATTAATAATCAAATAAAATTTTATAATCATGCAAACCCTAGAATATAATAAAGAAACAGGTCAAATCACTAGTTGCGAGTACAATGAAGGCTTTTTAGTAAGTTCAAACGATATTACTACTGCTGTAATGACTTTAGCGCTTGAGAAGCTTTATGATGATTATGGCTTGGATATTGGTGATGAAGTTGTCATTACGAAGAAAAATGGTTTGGATAAAGTTACTAAATTTGAGGTGTAAAAGTGGCTCGTATTGATATATTAAGCGACTTACATTTGGACGCCTATTTTCCTCACACTCCAAAAGTTAAAAAAGAAGCTGTTAAAGATATTTTTGACCCTATATTTCTGGTAAATAGAACAAGCGTAGGTGATGTTCTTATTATTGCGGGAGATATAGGGCACTACAATGAACAAAACATTGAGATATTGCGGATATTCAGGCAAGAGTATTATCAAAATATCGTATGCGTATTAGGAAATCACGACTACTATTTAAATTCAAAAGATGAGCAAGAGAAGTACCAAAAATCCTCATTTGCTCGTGTAGAAGAGATGAGAGCGTTAATCAATGCAGAAGAAGGTATGTATTGCCTCAATGGTGCCGTAGTTGAAATTGATGGTATTAGATTTGGTGGTGTTGATAGTTCTTACAATAACGCTTATCTAAAAGTATATTTCCCCATTTCTGATAATCCAAGATCGAATAATGAGTATTGGAAAATGAATATGCCAGATCATAAAATGATGTTTGGCATTAAGAAATACAATCAACTGTACAAGTTATCACTGCCGTTGCTAGAAGCAGTGTATAAAGATTGTGATGTGATGATAACTCACGTCAATCCCTCTTTTTTACATCAGCATTTGTCTCCTAGTTGGCAAAATAATCGTAGCAGTATGTTTTACTCTTTTGATGGTCATAGGTTCTTAGAGGGCGGCAGTATGAAATATTGGCTATTCGGGCATACCCACAATAGGCTAGAATACGAACATTATGGTGTTACGTGTATCTGTAATCCTTTGGGCTATCCACCAGAAGAGGACTACAATAAGATGGCCGTGACCTTGAGGAGTATTGAGTTATGAAGTATATCACTGCTGTTTCAGCTTTAAATATCCCTTTTGGACTCATTCAATGCGATTGGCATCAAACTGAAATGCTGAAAAATAATTTTTATCAAATTCACCCGTCTAATTTCATGGGCGCAGTCGATATTTTTGGAAACTATGGAATTTATGACAATACTGATTTTTTTACCAAAAAGGGTTTTGAAGTCTCTGGTGTTTTGGTTGCTTCTCCGATTCGTGCACTTTTGGATATCTTGTTTAATTCCATTGTTGAGAGAGGTGTTTATCCGAAACATTTTATGATGAGAGATTATCTGTTTGATGAGATTGATCGTGTAGAGTTAAGTGAAAAATTGAATACTTTTGGTGAAGCCTTGAGTAGCGGGAAGCTAGATATGCTCTTGAGATGGAGAGCAGAAAATGAAATATAGTGAAGATTTCAAATTAACAACGGCTATAGATTTACATAATATCATTATTGTTTGTGAGCGTCTTGATGAATTAGACGAGAAGACGCTCTTAGATTTTCAAAGGTTAAGTCGTGATACGGAGTTGCTTTTTAGTTTTAAAGATGGCTATGACTCAGATCCATTGCTTGCTGGACGATTTTACGAGGATATGTCAATGCTTGAGAAGATTTTTTCTTGCACTGGGGTTGATCTTGAAAAAGAGTTTCCTAAATCTTAATATTTTATAAATGGCGTAAGTTTTTTGGAGAGATTGGTGTGTTTTAAGAACGGGTACTTAATCTAACAATGAAAGAAGTACGCTAGTTCACGCTTAAGCGTGTATGCTTAGATAGTGTCTCCACTACTAAGGGAACGCATACTTATTTCAACAATAAAAGTATATCATATTTAGTGAAAATTTGGCAAAACATCAGGTTACAAAATCTTGTGCACTTGCTACATAATATCGGTTTTTATCGAGAGGGAGGTTATCGACAGAAGCCACATACCCTTTTTTGTGTATCTGAATATGCCCCATTAAAGAATCGGTAATCTGCCCAACCGTGTAACTTTTAAAGCTCCCTGACATCGCCGTGTAGATAAGCACAAAAATGACCCCTATTGTAATCAATGAAGCCGTTAAAAGCGTTCTTCGATAGTTTCGTTTGAGATTGCGATAGGATATTTTAAGGATATTGTTCATTTGTTCATCCTTTGATCTGCTACAATTTCACCATCAACAAGGGTGATAAGTCTGTCCACATTGGAGACTATTTTTTCATCATGGGTTGCAAACACAAACGTCGTTTGATGCTCTCTTTGAATTTTTTTCATCAGCTCAATAATCATATGTGCTGTTTTGGTATCAAGATTCGCCGTAGGTTCGTCCGCAAAGACAATTTTTGGATTGGTCACGAGTGCTCTTGCTATGGCGACACGTTGCATCTGACCGCCTGAGATTTTATCAGGGGTTTTATCTTTATGATCCAACATCCCAACCTCCTCAAGTAACGTAAGTACCCGTGATTTGCGCTCCTCTTCGGGAAGGTTTTGGATCATAAGGAGAGGATATTCAATATTTTCATACACACTCAGCACAGGAATAAGATTGAAACTTTGAAAGATAAAACCGATGTTTTCGCCCCTAAAATTCGCCATCTTTGTTCTGCTCATCCCCGTAATAGGTGAGCCATTAATGGTAATTTCACCGTTGGTTGGGGTATCAAGGCACCCGAGCATATTTAAAACCGTACTTTTCCCACTTCCACTAGGTCCAACTAAAGAGATAAATTCCCCCTCGCTAATCTCTAAAGACAAATCTTTGATAACTTCTTGACGTATCTCGCCTGTCTGATACACTTTTTTGAGATGATTCGCGCTAATCATATTCTTTCCCCTTTTATGTCATTTGTAAAAGTATAAGCCGGCTATGTTAATACGATGTTAATTACTATCGTCTTGGTAAAGATTAAACTCTTTGAGTTGTTTTTTGAGTGTATTTCGAGAAATATCGAGTATGGTGGAAAGCTGTGTGATGTTTGGACAGAGAGAAAAGCTTACATGTAAAAGAGATTTTTGCATCATCTGCTCTAATTCATGGGCTTTTTCAACCCCTTCTTTCTCTAAAAAATCACGACAAAATTGCTCTAAGTTCTGTTTTTCACACGGCGATGCGTCTTCAAACTCTTTGATGTCTTCCGCTTTGATCATCGCGTCGCTGGCATTGAGACAGGCACTGTAAATCGTATTGCGCAGCTCTCTAATGTTGCCTCGCCAATGATGGCGTGCAAGCTTCACCAACGCTTCTTCAGAAATGGATGTTATGGTTGTTTTAAGATCGCGGTTGGCTTTCGCGATAAAGTGTTCACACAAAATAGGAATATCTTGAATCCGCTCTTTAAGCGTTGGCATCGTGATGGTGAGCATGGAGAGTCGAAAGTAAAGGTCTTCACGAAAACTCTTTTGCTGGCTTTGCTCTTTAAGATTGGCATTGGTCGCACTGATGACGCGTCCTTCAAACGTGATCTCCTTTGCACCACCCACACGCCTGAACTTTTTTGTCTCTAAAAAACGAAGTAACTTGCTTTGAAGCTCAATGTCAAGCTCTCCTATCTCGTCTAAAAAGAGCGTTCCTTCGCCTGTTTGCTCGGCGTACCCGATGTGCTGTTTATCGGCACTCGTGAACGAGCCTTTTTCATGCCCAAACAGTTGACTCTCAAAAAGCTCTTTTGGAATGGACGCGCAATTCACGGCAATAAAAGGGTGTTCCCCATGCGTAGAGTTAGTATGAATGAGATTGGCGATCAGCTCTTTACCCGTTCCTGTTTCTCCGTAAATAAGCACAGAAAGGTCGTTATTGGCGGCAATGCCAATCTTTTTATAGATCTCTTTCATTGTTTCATACGAACCTACAAATGCCTCTTC from Sulfurospirillum multivorans DSM 12446 carries:
- a CDS encoding Dam family site-specific DNA-(adenine-N6)-methyltransferase, with the protein product MSKSIINDMCISDTFEARPILKWAGGKTQLLAELLKRMPLEYNNYIEPFFGGGALFFKVHPKKAILSDINPELVHLYNTIATNPHEVINNLKNNFYNEEEFFYQMRAIDTEPLTDTMKAARTIYLNKTCFNGLYRVNKKGQFNTPYGKYKNPNFCDEVTILAASKALQGTIFEHMNYKDTLTKYAKAGDFIFLDPPYLPISEYSDFKRYTKEGFYEEDQQELATLVKQLSEEGCHVLLTNSNAPLVYDLYSDFDISVIQTKRHINSKSNSRTGQDVIVSAPPKRRKLVNLGSFDLPLQNKKYPTTRYMGSKQSLLNQIAAATSSFQFETFLDLFGGSGVVSYMFKTLGKQVISNDYMAMNFKLSDALISNKEIKLSESDIELLLHGNLDDNGFISTTFKGIYYTDEENAFIDLVRNNIQKLKDKTKQNIAMSALIRACTKKRPRGIFTYTGFRYNDGRKDLLLSFEEQFRAAVKVINNAVFDNGKANKSLNKDAMDVNVKADLVYIDPPYFNPTSDNEYVRRYHFIEGLAKNWLGVEMQWETKTKKFKNYPTPFSTRIGAYDAFDKLFKKHSNSILVVSYSSNSFPTKDEMVGLLAKYKKDVEVLAIDYKYSFGNQGHKINDNKNNVQEYIFIGY
- a CDS encoding DUF6471 domain-containing protein produces the protein MLEFDKNIPKNLIKAELHRQGLQVKDLVRLLEPYNVKMTDLSFNNKMSRKGFSADFFLKCMDALGVKTLKIRD
- a CDS encoding metallophosphoesterase family protein — encoded protein: MARIDILSDLHLDAYFPHTPKVKKEAVKDIFDPIFLVNRTSVGDVLIIAGDIGHYNEQNIEILRIFRQEYYQNIVCVLGNHDYYLNSKDEQEKYQKSSFARVEEMRALINAEEGMYCLNGAVVEIDGIRFGGVDSSYNNAYLKVYFPISDNPRSNNEYWKMNMPDHKMMFGIKKYNQLYKLSLPLLEAVYKDCDVMITHVNPSFLHQHLSPSWQNNRSSMFYSFDGHRFLEGGSMKYWLFGHTHNRLEYEHYGVTCICNPLGYPPEEDYNKMAVTLRSIEL
- a CDS encoding AlwI family type II restriction endonuclease; the encoded protein is MTLWFFGNTTVRSPFRLRDGLIAIYKAQLQGHLRGKNEEMRFNEILAEFGIVDTKSDVTYSIGRKWRAALTQHGFLYPKLNKKDQDNFLSELGATDTITPNGFRLMRAETVSGWQECFLRSMAAYIVPSDIEPKKEISKYFSPLRLVLEIMLELEKKVGDSKVNFIEIASIIQCRVPTDGIQNIVGEIISLRTARNDSIRKKHFDRLIYDNLAEKYNKKPDTFSAYADANLRYLKATGLFYSKGRGIALSDEKHVLIIKLVADNFKYTYDLAYLKNLTNGAKLPLDNHDDAMDVLNDLIGKLRQRGEFIDVSQEKLDTPSDIAIIRHTIEDKLFKFHEIDYAKSQASQIDEILIYLDLFSKNKVKHEREDGSSIEIPSSEKPAYLEWIIWRSFLAINSLTNMPWEARGFKVDQDFLPIGTASGGAPDMVFEFEDMVIVVEVTLTTSSRQEAAEGEPVRRHVAKYAESFDGTDKKVFGLFIAINIDTNTANTFRLGEWYLKDDKKIGLLIVPVELNDFKLLLTAYRSNIAQVKDILRPLMMECRVEINNDAPKWKKAISTIINNQIKFYNHANPRI
- a CDS encoding IS1595 family transposase, translated to MSQHFLLTAQARDLSLMKLFTMSDDEAFENFKAVRWSDNKGKPVCPSCGNCGEHYFLTTRRHFRCKECNHTFSVTSGTLFASHKLPLKVYLIAIALFTNAVKSISALQFSRDLDVQYKTAWVLSHKIRESLLLNQNNEKLSGVCEVDGVYVGNYIRPANNIEDRIDRRQAYKPNKRTVISIRQRAEINSKCVGSVRTKTFITKGENTSDIKEIIYNSIELGAIIHADEHTGYDHFHAHYDMKRVNHSIEYKSMDGACNNQSESYNARFRRMQYGQCHKISNLYLSNYANEIAYREDTRRMSNGAIFNDIFSKCLATPVSNEFCGYWQGNKRVSERLGA
- a CDS encoding ABC transporter ATP-binding protein, whose translation is MISANHLKKVYQTGEIRQEVIKDLSLEISEGEFISLVGPSGSGKSTVLNMLGCLDTPTNGEITINGSPITGMSRTKMANFRGENIGFIFQSFNLIPVLSVYENIEYPLLMIQNLPEEERKSRVLTLLEEVGMLDHKDKTPDKISGGQMQRVAIARALVTNPKIVFADEPTANLDTKTAHMIIELMKKIQREHQTTFVFATHDEKIVSNVDRLITLVDGEIVADQRMNK
- a CDS encoding sigma-54-dependent transcriptional regulator — protein: MKIAIIDDQQEIRYSVAKILQRNQHTPLQFNGEEFELALIIEEQGVELLIVDVMLGENLTGIDLIKQFKKAGIHLPIILMTAYTTPTNMIEASKIGIKDILQKPFDEVQLLALVGKYADTSSKEKSAKKPIKQGEEAFVGSYETMKEIYKKIGIAANNDLSVLIYGETGTGKELIANLIHTNSTHGEHPFIAVNCASIPKELFESQLFGHEKGSFTSADKQHIGYAEQTGEGTLFLDEIGELDIELQSKLLRFLETKKFRRVGGAKEITFEGRVISATNANLKEQSQQKSFREDLYFRLSMLTITMPTLKERIQDIPILCEHFIAKANRDLKTTITSISEEALVKLARHHWRGNIRELRNTIYSACLNASDAMIKAEDIKEFEDASPCEKQNLEQFCRDFLEKEGVEKAHELEQMMQKSLLHVSFSLCPNITQLSTILDISRNTLKKQLKEFNLYQDDSN